One Odocoileus virginianus isolate 20LAN1187 ecotype Illinois unplaced genomic scaffold, Ovbor_1.2 Unplaced_Scaffold_29, whole genome shotgun sequence genomic window carries:
- the LOC110143302 gene encoding histone H2B type 1-N, which translates to MPEPSKSAPAPKKGSKKAVTKAQKKDGKKRKRSRKESYSVYVYKVLKQVHPDTGISSKAMGIMNSFVNDIFERIAGEASRLAHYNKRSTITSREIQTAVRLLLPGELAKHAVSEGTKAVTKYTSSK; encoded by the coding sequence ATGCCTGAACCCTCTAAATCCGCTCCGGCCCCGAAGAAGGGCTCCAAGAAGGCGGTGACCAAGGCGCAGAAGAAGGACGGCAAGAAGCGCAAGCGCAGCCGCAAGGAGAGCTACTCCGTGTACGTGTACAAGGTGCTGAAGCAGGTCCACCCGGACACCGGCATCTCGTCCAAGGCCATGGGCATCATGAATTCATTCGTGAACGACATCTTCGAGCGCATCGCGGGCGAGGCGTCGCGCCTGGCGCATTACAACAAGCGCTCGACCATCACATCCAGGGAGATCCAGACGGCCGTGCGCCTGCTGCTGCCCGGGGAGCTGGCCAAGCACGCCGTGTCCGAGGGCACCAAGGCGGTCACCAAGTACACCAGCTCCAAGTGA